Proteins encoded together in one Myxococcales bacterium window:
- a CDS encoding queuosine precursor transporter translates to MTASEKLFVYLCTLFVACLLLGDIIGGKTLHTPLGPISVGIVPFPVTFLLTDIVNDFYGRKGARFLTILGFVMATFAYVVLQIGTYAPIDESTYFTQAEFAKIFGGSAQLFLASIVAYLIGQFLDIYVFQFWKRLTQSRHLWLRATGSTLLSQIVDTVVINCIFWGWTAAADPEGFLGKMPAAERWAWIGKKIGREYGIKVVVAIALTPVVYALHAAIVRGLKIEPEKLSKDGTVS, encoded by the coding sequence ATGACGGCCTCCGAGAAGCTCTTCGTCTACCTGTGCACGCTCTTCGTCGCGTGCCTCCTCTTGGGCGACATCATCGGCGGGAAGACCCTGCACACGCCCCTCGGGCCCATCTCGGTCGGCATCGTCCCGTTCCCGGTCACCTTCCTCCTGACCGACATCGTCAACGACTTCTACGGGCGTAAGGGGGCGCGCTTCTTGACGATCCTCGGCTTCGTCATGGCCACCTTCGCGTACGTCGTGCTCCAGATCGGTACGTACGCGCCCATCGACGAGTCGACGTATTTCACGCAGGCCGAGTTCGCGAAGATCTTCGGCGGCAGCGCGCAGCTCTTCCTGGCGTCGATCGTCGCCTACCTCATCGGTCAGTTCCTCGACATTTACGTCTTTCAATTCTGGAAGCGACTCACCCAGAGCCGCCACCTTTGGCTCCGTGCCACCGGCTCGACGCTCCTCAGCCAGATCGTGGACACGGTCGTGATCAACTGCATCTTCTGGGGGTGGACGGCCGCCGCCGATCCCGAGGGGTTCCTCGGAAAAATGCCCGCTGCGGAGCGCTGGGCGTGGATCGGGAAGAAGATCGGGCGCGAGTACGGCATCAAGGTCGTCGTGGCGATCGCGTTGACCCCCGTGGTCTACGCGCTCCATGCGGCGATCGTGAGAGGTCTCAAAATCGAGCCCGAGAAGCTCTCGAAAGACGGGACTGTCTCGTAG
- a CDS encoding peptidyl-prolyl cis-trans isomerase, which yields MRPSLVGLVGVVALAMLGLSPRPAGATAAEDAERARRAVVVAKIGETPITVGELESRLAAVPRFQLRDFGATPEEIRRGFLERIVIPEVLLAEGAKASRVADKAPWVGQIARAKSGAALRAVRAQVPLGESITDADVRAYYDKNLSFYDSPERIHVFRILVATQAEADALIATLKKDLTLKAFTDLSRDKNLDKATAMRGGNLGFLGPDGASNEAGLKADPALVVAAKTVRDGELVPKPVAEGASFAVVWRRGTVAATKKTLEEASAQIRDTLVRRKLEEATRSHIDELKAKHVSQRDDGPLSVFNVPVDDGPLVPKSDAAAKR from the coding sequence ATGCGTCCGTCTCTCGTCGGTCTCGTCGGCGTCGTCGCGCTCGCGATGCTCGGGCTCTCCCCGAGGCCTGCGGGTGCCACGGCCGCCGAAGACGCGGAGCGTGCGCGCCGCGCGGTCGTGGTCGCCAAGATCGGCGAGACGCCAATCACGGTGGGCGAGCTCGAGTCCCGTCTCGCGGCGGTGCCCCGCTTTCAGCTCCGCGATTTCGGCGCGACCCCCGAGGAGATTCGCCGCGGTTTTCTCGAGCGGATCGTGATCCCCGAGGTGCTCCTCGCCGAGGGCGCCAAGGCGTCTCGTGTGGCGGACAAGGCCCCGTGGGTCGGTCAGATCGCGCGCGCCAAGAGCGGGGCTGCCCTCCGCGCCGTTCGCGCGCAAGTGCCCCTCGGGGAGTCCATCACCGACGCCGACGTCCGGGCGTACTACGACAAGAACCTGTCCTTTTACGACTCGCCCGAGCGCATCCACGTCTTCCGCATCCTCGTCGCGACGCAGGCCGAGGCCGATGCCCTCATAGCCACCCTCAAGAAGGACCTGACCCTGAAGGCCTTCACGGACCTCTCCCGCGACAAAAACCTCGACAAAGCCACCGCCATGCGAGGCGGAAACCTCGGCTTCCTGGGCCCCGACGGAGCCTCGAACGAAGCGGGCCTCAAGGCCGATCCGGCGCTGGTCGTGGCGGCCAAGACCGTGCGGGACGGCGAGCTCGTGCCGAAGCCCGTCGCGGAGGGCGCGAGCTTCGCCGTCGTGTGGAGGCGCGGGACGGTGGCCGCCACCAAGAAGACCCTCGAGGAGGCGTCCGCGCAAATTCGCGACACGCTCGTGCGGCGGAAGCTCGAAGAGGCGACGCGCTCTCACATCGACGAGCTCAAGGCGAAACACGTCTCGCAGCGCGACGACGGCCCCCTCTCGGTCTTCAACGTCCCTGTCGACGACGGCCCCCTCGTACCCAAGTCCGACGCGGCCGCGAAGCGCTGA
- the rnc gene encoding ribonuclease III: MTTRPSRPPVPVKGASRKARERLDEARAELLVRLGGLTGSATFPRFEEALTHPSFANEVPGMADNQRLEFLGDSVLGLCVSEILALENPTADEGALTRMRAALVNAEALATWAREVGLGDAIALGKGAHSGTERQETNVLADAVEALVACVYDAVGLPGARALVREIVATRMARGEALDTRDPKSLLQEVVQAEGQPSPAYRVRETRGPEHEPTFVVEVVVRDQVLGEGEGRSKRLAERAAAFAALRNREPQEG; this comes from the coding sequence GTGACGACGCGGCCCTCGAGACCCCCGGTCCCCGTGAAGGGGGCGAGCCGCAAGGCCCGCGAGCGCCTCGACGAGGCCCGCGCCGAGCTCCTCGTGCGCCTCGGCGGCCTCACCGGGTCCGCCACGTTCCCCAGGTTCGAAGAGGCCCTCACGCACCCGAGCTTCGCCAACGAGGTCCCGGGCATGGCCGACAACCAGCGGCTCGAGTTCTTGGGAGACTCGGTGCTCGGCCTCTGCGTGAGCGAGATCCTCGCGCTCGAGAACCCCACGGCCGACGAAGGCGCGCTCACCCGCATGCGCGCCGCGCTCGTCAACGCCGAGGCGCTCGCGACGTGGGCCCGCGAGGTCGGCCTCGGCGACGCGATCGCCCTCGGGAAGGGCGCGCACTCGGGCACCGAGCGGCAAGAGACCAACGTGCTCGCCGACGCGGTCGAGGCCCTCGTCGCCTGCGTCTACGACGCCGTGGGCCTGCCGGGCGCGCGCGCGCTCGTGCGCGAGATCGTGGCGACGCGCATGGCGCGCGGAGAGGCGCTCGACACGCGTGATCCCAAGAGCCTCCTCCAAGAGGTCGTGCAGGCCGAAGGGCAGCCGAGCCCCGCGTACCGTGTGCGAGAGACACGAGGCCCCGAGCACGAGCCGACGTTCGTGGTCGAGGTCGTCGTGCGTGACCAGGTGCTCGGCGAAGGCGAAGGGCGATCGAAGCGCCTCGCCGAGCGCGCCGCCGCCTTCGCCGCGCTCCGGAACCGCGAGCCCCAAGAGGGCTGA
- a CDS encoding 4a-hydroxytetrahydrobiopterin dehydratase, whose amino-acid sequence MPRPPVLPKEAVDLFLADHPGWSSDGHKISKTFIFSSYAAALAFVVRVALRAERDDHHPDLALSWGKVRVDFATHEPRGLTVLDLDGARAAELAYGGAP is encoded by the coding sequence ATGCCGCGCCCCCCCGTGCTCCCGAAAGAGGCCGTCGACCTGTTCTTGGCGGACCACCCCGGGTGGAGCAGCGACGGTCATAAAATATCGAAAACATTCATTTTTTCAAGCTATGCGGCGGCCCTTGCGTTCGTCGTCCGGGTGGCTTTGCGGGCCGAGAGGGACGATCACCACCCCGACCTCGCGCTCTCGTGGGGCAAGGTCCGGGTCGACTTCGCCACGCATGAGCCGCGAGGGCTCACCGTGCTCGACCTCGACGGCGCGCGGGCGGCCGAGCTCGCCTACGGGGGCGCGCCGTGA
- a CDS encoding YkgJ family cysteine cluster protein, whose translation MARVVRSVVRSFKAKYWKEAAAFVKLGGHAVYWESPNRARLVVPAPKQNDDWTDLGIWSIFDLGLDRWTVRKDGKFPGLATVKVPDDALHIVRRRAERDSIHPEATRKVSFDCLACGACCRDNEVVLDDEDKARFREAGREDLLKKPWSKRKDGKVILTLKENGRCHHLKRDNKCAIYTIRPGACSVFPVASECCIAAREYELETYDGLAPEVWPWGD comes from the coding sequence ATGGCACGAGTCGTCCGCAGCGTGGTCCGCAGCTTCAAGGCCAAGTACTGGAAGGAGGCCGCCGCGTTCGTGAAGCTCGGAGGGCACGCCGTGTACTGGGAGTCGCCGAACCGCGCGCGCCTCGTCGTGCCCGCGCCGAAGCAGAACGACGACTGGACCGACCTCGGGATCTGGTCGATCTTCGACCTCGGGCTCGACCGCTGGACCGTCCGAAAAGACGGGAAGTTTCCTGGCCTTGCGACGGTCAAGGTCCCCGACGACGCGCTCCACATCGTGCGCCGCCGCGCCGAGCGCGACTCGATCCACCCCGAGGCGACCCGCAAGGTGAGCTTCGACTGCCTCGCCTGCGGCGCGTGCTGCCGCGACAACGAGGTCGTGCTCGACGACGAGGACAAGGCGCGCTTCCGCGAGGCCGGCCGCGAGGACCTGCTGAAGAAGCCGTGGTCGAAGCGCAAAGACGGGAAGGTCATCCTCACGCTGAAGGAGAACGGCCGGTGCCATCACCTGAAGCGCGACAACAAATGTGCGATCTACACGATTCGCCCGGGCGCGTGCTCCGTGTTCCCGGTGGCGAGCGAGTGCTGCATCGCCGCGCGCGAGTACGAGCTCGAGACGTACGACGGGCTCGCGCCCGAGGTGTGGCCCTGGGGCGACTGA
- a CDS encoding MFS transporter: MGDFPCGALAPRVWLTAPVSNAPREPEAKVPFPRVFWVAIGLEVIERMAFYGVYINLSVYLGQTVGLSDKEIGGLLGVFALTRSWVPVVTGALSDKLGFRRSLVLSFALYALAYLALFGVASFREQGALVRVLAWGAVLSIAVAGAFLKPVIPGTVRRYAPPERRTQGFSIFYASVNAGSVVGKVLTKIVRVLLTLRASIVNSVIASLVGLGIALAAYFEPSAEPLPSSGEKSNENGDLERRDAGFAASLAEVFTEPRLIGFLVVVSGYYLLIEQFYQTFPVYIVRMFGEKAPREEISLINPFSIALLQVVVARFTKKLRPLPAMAFGIFVGAVSMALMGLVPTLWGACGSFFVFAIAEMIYSPRYYEYVSSFAPKGREGLYMGLALVPSGLGGLVGGVLSGRLIAAYLPKGGGVLRPGTVWGTYAAIGVVCALLLWGFAALFPPKVEATEATEEKP, encoded by the coding sequence GTGGGCGATTTTCCTTGCGGCGCGCTCGCCCCTCGCGTTTGGCTCACGGCCCCCGTGTCGAACGCTCCGCGAGAACCCGAGGCCAAGGTCCCGTTTCCCCGCGTCTTCTGGGTCGCCATCGGCCTCGAGGTCATCGAGCGCATGGCCTTCTACGGGGTCTACATCAACCTGAGCGTGTACCTCGGGCAGACGGTGGGCCTCTCGGACAAGGAGATCGGCGGCCTGCTCGGCGTCTTCGCGCTCACGCGCTCGTGGGTCCCCGTCGTCACCGGGGCGCTCTCGGACAAGCTCGGGTTCCGTCGCTCGCTCGTGCTCTCGTTCGCCCTCTACGCGCTCGCGTACCTCGCCCTCTTCGGCGTGGCCTCGTTCCGAGAGCAAGGGGCGCTCGTGCGTGTGCTCGCGTGGGGCGCCGTCCTCTCGATCGCGGTGGCCGGCGCGTTCTTGAAGCCGGTCATCCCGGGCACCGTGCGCAGGTACGCCCCACCCGAGCGCCGCACCCAGGGCTTCTCGATCTTCTACGCGTCGGTGAACGCGGGCAGCGTCGTCGGCAAGGTGCTCACCAAGATCGTGCGTGTGCTCCTCACGCTCCGCGCGAGCATCGTCAACTCCGTGATCGCCTCGCTCGTCGGCCTCGGGATCGCGCTCGCCGCGTACTTCGAGCCGAGCGCCGAACCGCTGCCTTCGAGTGGCGAAAAATCGAACGAAAACGGAGATTTGGAGCGGCGAGACGCGGGCTTCGCGGCGAGCCTCGCCGAGGTCTTCACCGAGCCTCGGCTCATCGGATTCCTCGTCGTCGTGAGCGGGTACTACCTGCTCATCGAGCAGTTTTACCAGACGTTCCCCGTCTACATCGTGCGCATGTTCGGCGAGAAGGCGCCGCGCGAGGAGATCTCGCTCATCAACCCGTTCTCGATCGCGCTCCTTCAGGTCGTGGTCGCGCGCTTCACCAAGAAGCTCCGCCCCCTCCCGGCCATGGCCTTCGGCATCTTCGTGGGCGCCGTGTCGATGGCGCTCATGGGGCTCGTGCCCACGCTGTGGGGCGCGTGCGGGAGCTTCTTCGTCTTCGCGATCGCCGAGATGATCTACTCCCCGCGGTACTACGAGTACGTCTCGTCGTTCGCGCCGAAGGGGCGCGAGGGGCTCTACATGGGGCTCGCGCTCGTGCCGTCGGGCCTCGGAGGGCTCGTCGGTGGTGTGCTCTCCGGGCGGCTCATCGCGGCGTATTTGCCGAAGGGGGGCGGGGTCCTACGGCCCGGGACCGTGTGGGGCACGTACGCGGCCATCGGCGTCGTCTGCGCGCTCTTGCTCTGGGGCTTCGCCGCGCTCTTCCCGCCGAAGGTCGAGGCCACCGAGGCCACCGAGGAAAAGCCGTGA